The following coding sequences lie in one Fusarium poae strain DAOMC 252244 chromosome 1, whole genome shotgun sequence genomic window:
- a CDS encoding hypothetical protein (BUSCO:56417at5125) has translation MSMFRAKKLDLGCFVNVRTLRDHTKRKVFEANETERQALRFIIRNTTLPPRVRAEAQLQLTQMHCYTRPTQIRNRCIMGGQGRGILSDFKMSRYNFRVEAMAGNIPGVKRASW, from the exons ATGTCGATGTTCCGCGCCAAGAAGCTCGATCTGGGCTGTTTCGTTAACGTACGAACCCTGCGTGACCACACAAAGCGCAAGGTCTTTGAGGCCAACGAGACAGAGCG ACAAGCTCTCCGATTCATCATCCGCAACACAACCCTCCCTCCCCGAGTCCGCGCTGAAGCACAGCTCCAATTGACGCAGATGCACTGCTACACCCGCCCAACACAGATCCGAAACCGGTGTATCATGGGTGGACAGGGACGAGGTATTCTGAGCGACTTTAAGATGTCACGA TACAACTTTCGAGTGGAGGCCATGGCTGGAAATATTCCTGGTGTCAAGAGAGCCAGTTGGTAA
- a CDS encoding hypothetical protein (TransMembrane:1 (i62-85o)~CAZy:GH3) encodes MDPSRENLLSGAHDGSDTESDIDATDYLNKNVTTTQSQAAVNSQRRLRPTGGIFRRWRTKKCCLIIVGTIVVGWLLLSAIGAFAWKKIKTPPADGQSPPWYPSPKGGTAKNWEKSYELAAKLVGKMTLAEKVNITTGTGWSMGLAVGTTGAATNVGFPALALQDGPLGIRFADNATAWPAGITVGATFNKKLMYERGNAHGKEAKGKGVNVILGPAIGPLGRAPAGGRNWEGFGPDPYLQGIAGAETIRGIQDAGVMATIKHFIGNEQEHFRQAWEWGLPNAISSNIDDRTLHEIYGWPFQNAVKAGVASVMCSYNMVNNSYACQNSKLLNGILKDEMGFQGFVMSDWLAQRSGVASALAGLDMSMPGDGLKWQDGDSLWGPRLTQAVLNGSLPVDRLNDMALRIVASFYQLGQDKDENKGPNFSSWTYEEKGVLAPGSSSPQEKQVVNHFVNVQEDHAELARQIAIEGTVLLKNEGVLPLSREGHLANSKPEKKDGKVTIGIFGEDAGPGNGVNYCPDQGCNDGTLGSGWGSGAADFPFLVTPVEALRKNFNKDKVQVSESLSNKVKDTKKIKEQDVCLVFANSDAGEGYIGWSSVRGDRNDLFLQKGGNELITQVADNCGDGAGTTIVVIHAVGPVVMENWIDHPRIKAVLTANLPGEESGNAIASILFGDESPSGKLPYTIGRSLADYGPGGQVLYLPNGVIPQQDFDEGLYIDYRHFDKYNVDVRYEFGYGLSYTTFEYKDLKISLEKAVSQLPASRVSPSSAKPPRLDDKIPDVKEGLWPKNIRKLKKWIYPYIDSPKDVKKGDYPYPEGYDVEQPPSQAGGEEGGNPDLWKTVVTVSVVVTNSGSATGKVVPQLYLSYPETSKVDHPVRVLRGFEKVSLEKGESKIVEFELTRRDLSYWDVEEQNWRVTDDGEFTIAVGESSRDLKLTGTFKASTAL; translated from the coding sequence ATGGATCCCAGCAGGGAAAACCTCCTCAGTGGAGCTCATGATGGCAGCGACACTGAGTCAGACATTGACGCAACTGATTATCTCAACAAGAATGTCACCACCACTCAATCTCAGGCTGCAGTTAATTCTCAGCGTCGATTGCGACCGACAGGAGGGATCTTTCGACGATGGCGCACAAAGAAATGCTGTTTGATCATCGTTGGAACTATTGTAGTGGGTTGGCTTCTTTTATCGGCAATTGGTGCTTTTGCTTGGAAAAAGATCAAAACTCCTCCTGCTGATGGACAGTCACCACCGTGGTATCCCAGTCCCAAGGGCGGTACAGCGAAGAACTGGGAAAAGAGCTACGAATTGGCTGCCAAGTTGGTAGGTAAGATGACGCTGGCTGAAAAAGTCAACATCACTACCGGAACTGGTTGGAGTATGGGTTTGGCTGTAGGTACCACGGGCGCTGCGACCAATGTTGGCTTTCCTGCTCTGGCTCTGCAGGACGGACCGCTCGGAATACGCTTCGCTGACAATGCGACTGCCTGGCCAGCTGGAATTACAGTGGGAGCTACATTCAATAAAAAGCTGATGTATGAGCGTGGAAATGCCCACggaaaagaagcaaaaggaAAAGGCGTCAATGTTATTCTCGGCCCTGCTATCGGGCCTCTTGGAAGAGCTCCTGCGGGCGGGCGCAATTGGGAGGGTTTTGGTCCCGATCCTTATTTGCAGGGTATTGCGGGCGCAGAGACGATTCGGGGTATACAGGACGCTGGCGTGATGGCTACTATCAAGCACTTCATCGGTAATGAGCAAGAGCATTTCCGACAGGCGTGGGAATGGGGTTTACCCAATGCCATCTCTTCCAACATCGACGACCGAACACTGCATGAGATTTATGGGTGGCCTTTTCAGAATGCAGTCAAGGCTGGTGTTGCGAGTGTCATGTGCTCGTACAACATGGTCAACAATTCCTACGCATGCCAGAACTCGAAGCTTCTTAACGGCATTCTTAAAGATGAGATGGGCTTTCAGGGGTTTGTCATGTCGGATTGGTTGGCGCAGAGATCTGGTGTTGCGAGTGCCCTTGCGGGATTGGACATGAGCATGCCTGGTGATGGACTTAAATGGCAGGATGGCGATTCTCTTTGGGGACCGCGTCTGACACAGGCTGTTTTGAACGGATCTTTACCTGTGGATCGATTGAATGATATGGCACTGCGAATTGTTGCGTCTTTCTACCAATTGGGCCAAGACAAGGACGAgaacaagggtccaaacttTTCGTCTTGGACATATGAGGAAAAGGGAGTCCTTGCACCTGGAAGTTCTTCACCTCAAGAGAAGCAGGTTGTGAATCACTTTGTCAATGTACAGGAGGATCATGCCGAGTTGGCTCGACAGATTGCCATTGAGGGAACTGTTCTGCTAAAGAATGAAGGAGTACTTCCTCTGAGTCGAGAGGGCCATCTTGCCAACTCCAAGCCCGAAAAGAAAGATGGAAAGGTCACGATTGGAATTTTTGGCGAAGATGCCGGTCCTGGCAACGGAGTCAATTACTGTCCTGATCAAGGATGTAATGATGGCACTCTTGGATCAGGTTGGGGCAGTGGCGCAGCCGACTTTCCCTTCCTGGTCACTCCCGTCGAAGCTCTGCGAAAGAACTTCAACAAGGATAAGGTCCAAGTCAGCGAGTCGCTCTCCAACAAGGTCAAAGACACCAAGAAGATTAAAGAGCAGGATGTTTGTTTGGTGTTTGCCAACTCTGATGCAGGAGAAGGGTATATTGGATGGAGTAGCGTTCGAGGCGATCGCAACGATCTTTTTCTTCAGAAAGGAGGCAATGAGCTCATCACGCAAGTCGCGGATAACTGTGGTGATGGAGCTGGTACAACAATTGTGGTTATCCATGCTGTTGGACCTGTCGTCATGGAGAACTGGATTGACCATCCGCGCATAAAGGCTGTCTTGACAGCTAACCTGCCCGGCGAGGAGAGTGGAAATGCGATTGCGAGTATTCTTTTCGGCGACGAAAGCCCTAGTGGAAAACTGCCATACACAATTGGCAGATCTCTCGCTGATTATGGTCCAGGGGGGCAGGTCTTGTATCTTCCCAACGGGGTGATTCCGCAGCAAGACTTTGACGAGGGTTTGTACATTGACTACCGACACTTTGACAAGTACAATGTCGATGTTCGATATGAGTTTGGCTATGGATTGTCGTACACTACCTTTGAGTATAAAGATCTCAAGATCTCACTCGAGAAAGCAGTGTCACAACTTCCAGCCTCGCGTGTCTCGCCATCAAGTGCGAAACCACCCAGGTTGGATGACAAGATTCCTGATGTTAAGGAGGGTCTCTGGCCTAAAAATATTCGCAAGCTGAAGAAGTGGATTTATCCCTACATCGACTCGCCTAAAGACGTCAAGAAGGGTGATTACCCTTACCCCGAAGGCTACGATGTCGAACAGCCGCCTTCTCAAGCAGGAGGCGAGGAAGGTGGCAACCCTGATTTGTGGAAGACGGTGGTGACTGTCTCCGTCGTGGTCACCAACAGCGGCTCTGCCACTGGCAAAGTTGTGCCTCAATTATATCTGTCGTATCCTGAGACGTCCAAGGTAGACCATCCCGTTCGGGTCCTGCGCGGATTCGAGAAAGTTTCTCTCGAGAAGGGTGAGAGTAAGATTGTCGAGTTTGAATTGACAAGGAGGGATCTGAGCTACTGGGATGTTGAGGAGCAGAATTGGAGGGTCACAGATGATGGGGAGTTTACGATTGCTGTGGGAGAGAGTTCGAGAGATTTGAAGTTGACGGGGACGTTTAAAGCTAGCACAGCACTGTAG
- a CDS encoding hypothetical protein (CAZy:GH105) — protein sequence MPTHVHSIASQDVHTQIQQLIHELVNIKDTTGEFLMTLADGQIIDTKGWNDWEWTHGVGLYGIWKYYEMTGEDKYLQIIEDWFSARFKEGHKGKNINTMAVFLTLAFVYEKTKNPTYLPWLDAWAEWAMHDLPRTKYGGFQHITYLDVNEQQLWDDTLMMTVMPLAKIGLVLNRPHYVAEAKKQFLLHIQYLFDTKTGLFFHGWTFKEGGHNFADARWARGNSWVTIVIPEFLELIGLNDSDPIGSHLISTLDSQCAALAKTQCANGLWRTLLDVPEDEGSYVEASATAGFAYGILKAERKRYIGKEYSDVAVKAIKAVLDNISPEGELLNTSFGTGMGHDLQHYKDIPRTSMPYGQAMAMMALLEFLRAYN from the coding sequence ATGCCTACTCACGTCCATTCCATCGCGTCGCAAGACGTCCACACCCAAATTCAACAACTCATCCACGAACTAGTCAACATCAAAGACACAACAGGCGAATTCCTCATGACCCTAGCCGACGGCCAAATCATCGACACAAAAGGCTGGAACGATTGGGAATGGACCCACGGCGTCGGTCTCTACGGCATCTGGAAGTACTACGAGATGACCGGTGAAGACAAGTACCTCCAAATCATCGAGGACTGGTTCAGCGCCCGCTTCAAAGAGGGCCACAAGGGAAAAAACATCAACACAATGGCCGTCTTTCTTACTTTGGCCTTTGTCTACGAAAAGACTAAAAACCCAACCTATCTCCCTTGGTTGGATGCTTGGGCTGAGTGGGCTATGCATGATCTCCCTCGTACAAAGTACGGCGGTTTTCAGCATATTACATACCTCGACGTCAacgagcagcagctttgGGATGATACTCTCATGATGACAGTCATGCCCCTCGCAAAGATCGGTCTGGTCCTCAACAGACCACACTACGTCGCCGAAGCAAAGAAGCAGTTCTTGCTGCACATCCAGTACCTCTTTGACACAAAGACGGGTCTCTTCTTCCACGGCTGGACTTTTAAAGAAGGCGGACACAACTTTGCTGATGCGCGCTGGGCAAGAGGAAACAGCTGGGTCACAATTGTAATCCCCGAATTCCTCGAACTAATCGGTCTCAACGATTCCGATCCCATCGGCTCCCACCTCATCTCCACACTCGACTCTCAATGCGCAGCTCTAGCCAAGACACAATGCGCCAACGGTCTATGGCGCACCCTTCTCGACGTCCCCGAAGACGAGGGTTCCTACGTAGAAGCCAGCGCGACCGCGGGTTTCGCCTACGGTATTCTCAAAGCGGAGAGAAAGAGATACATTGGAAAAGAGTACTCTGACGTAGCTGTGAAAGCAATCAAGGCTGTGTTGGACAACATTAGTCCTGAGGGAGAGTTGTTGAATACTTCGTTTGGTACGGGCATGGGGCATGATTTGCAGCATTACAAGGATATTCCCCGAACGAGTATGCCTTATGGACAAGCCATGGCCATGATGGCTTTGCTAGAGTTTTTGAGAGCGTATAATTAG
- a CDS encoding hypothetical protein (SECRETED:SignalP(1-17)): MKKPHVLMLCIVQYAASETVSTSFICNAGSHITTFPACNNFLNSGNSCATVLDRPGKQKCLCNQKYLDSLYKCENELQLCFLGNELDSTFDEGIKSWESLCDSIITFSPTTPSFSAYNEYPDQLCAEVKKVCQTAENMINECLSYVSDVDTSSFSSCTCRPELLRLDYSCEYIGNASCLATSLATEAALSNLWGYSDCDNFESVIGTGLL, from the exons atgaagaagcctCATGTTCTGATGCTATGCATTGTCCAGTATGCAGCGTCTGAAACAGTCTCAACGAGCTTCATTTGCAATGCTGGCTCACACATAACAACCTTCCCAGCTTGCAACAACTTTCTCAACTCTGGGAACTCCTGCGCAACCGTTCTGGATCGTCCTGGAAAGCAGAAATGCCTTTGCAACCAGAAATATCTGGACTCCTTGTACAA ATGCGAAAATGAGCTACAACTCTGCTTCTTGGGCAATGAACTTGACAGCACATTTGACGAAGGCATCAAGTCATGGGAGAGTCTCTGCGACAGTATCATTACCTTTTCTCCAACTACTCCTTCGTTCAGTGCCTACAATGAATATCCAGATCAACTATGCGCTGAGGTAAAGAAGGTGTGCCAAACAGCAGAGAATATGATAAATGAGTGTCTATCATATGTATCTGATGTGGACACCTCAAGTTTCAGTTCTTGTACCTGTCGCCCGGAATTACTTCGCCTCGATTATTCGTGTGAATACATTGGGAATGCGTCTTGCTTGGCTACCTCTCTGGCCACGGAGGCTGCACTCTCTAACCTTTGGGGATATTCTGACTGTGATAATTTTGAGTCTGTTATCGGCACTGGTCTA CTATGA
- a CDS encoding hypothetical protein (TransMembrane:3 (o49-70i158-186o498-521i)), with amino-acid sequence MALQLFCQITIIITICSLWHYSDVNNGIATIGDSPDPFFDSDGFHAPPILGSSIVWATIPAWIMSAYSSLWSAMLDALKKVQPLLELEKANQVPLPGTEACRKLWQWFSQKLSPSTTSQGQLPSNPKPKGSTIQKTLLLDYGEWPVINGLRAMRVGHVLMGVCLLLRAALWTAGGLTAAIFASVLVPSEVDVKLYSTQRFDEYLGWSTGRGTTTNASLTPALDIVSATVLRNGENYPWTTETHSFLPFFPNSINGPGNYTFDTEAYSAAVDCDVATEDDLVRIGGLRLARQGKDEMNSAQLQFGFRHENCSINKWFTITNTTKQYARTWSTDCNLENGHARLGIFSGTYNASEKHHTSNLTVITCKPLIYRSNVTLSISITNNTATPKILKFSEGSKEEFWPFFATAWFRNIPLYSVFDPTVVNDMDTFSRLVIGHASGNPTLDVLPDRQNILKSFGIVFRALFSNFVTLQAYSDAPRQEIHGTLSRLRLRLFVVKSASIAIIAIVGTAFVTTVILGLHLYMNRHILIQYLDLMLGTAILLRNDQSNGLASYAQTVITQARATSQGLVAIDLVKFAKKQPDLNSYLVWAEGDPRRLEVKRA; translated from the coding sequence ATGGCCCTTCAGCTATTCTGTCAAATCACCATAATTATCACTATATGCAGTCTATGGCATTACTCAGACGTCAACAACGGAATCGCAACCATTGGAGATAGCCCTGATCCTTTTTTTGACTCAGATGGCTTCCATGCACCCCCGATCCTGGGCTCATCGATTGTCTGGGCCACCATCCCGGCTTGGATCATGTCGGCGTACTCGTCGCTCTGGTCTGCGATGCTAGATGCTTTGAAGAAGGTCCAACCCCTGCTGGAGTTGGAAAAGGCAAACCAGGTTCCACTACCAGGCACTGAGGCTTGTAGAAAGCTGTGGCAATGGTTCTCACAAAAGCTCTCGCCGTCGACTACCTCACAAGGCCAACTGCCATCGAATCCAAAGCCAAAAGGTTCTACAATTCAAAAGACACTGTTACTAGATTATGGAGAGTGGCCGGTTATTAACGGCCTTAGGGCTATGCGAGTCGGTCATGTTCTTATGGGCGTTTGCTTGCTCTTGCGTGCAGCACTCTGGACCGCAGGTGGTCTCACTGCCGCCATCTTCGCTTCAGTTCTTGTCCCCTCTGAAGTTGATGTCAAATTATACAGTACCCAGCGCTTTGATGAATATCTGGGCTGGAGTACCGGAAGaggcaccaccaccaacgcATCCCTCACACCAGCTCTTGACATTGTTAGTGCTACAGTGTTGAGAAACGGGGAAAATTACCCGTGGACTACAGAGACTCATTCTTTCTTACCCTTCTTTCCGAATTCTATAAATGGTCCAGGGAACTACACCTTTGACACCGAAGCATACTCAGCAGCCGTCGACTGTGATGTTGCTACAGAAGATGACCTTGTACGTATCGGTGGACTACGTCTAGCCAGGCAGGGAAAAGACGAAATGAACTCTGCTCAGCTTCAATTCGGTTTCCGACACGAGAATTGTAGCATAAATAAGTGGTTCACCATAACCAACACGACCAAGCAGTATGCTAGGACGTGGTCTACCGACTGTAACCTAGAAAATGGCCACGCAAGACTTGGAATATTCTCAGGAACATACAACGCCTCGGAGAAGCATCATACTTCAAATCTGACAGTTATCACTTGCAAACCTTTAATATACAGGTCCAATGTGACATTGAGTATTTCAATCACAAACAATACTGCCACGCCCAAGATACTCAAGTTTTCTGAAGGAAGCAAAGAAGAGTTCTGGCCATTCTTTGCTACAGCTTGGTTTCGCAATATACCACTGTATTCCGTCTTTGACCCAACGGTGGTCAATGATATGGATACCTTCTCGCGGCTGGTTATTGGCCATGCCTCGGGAAACCCAACTCTTGACGTATTGCCTGACAGACAGAATATCCTCAAGTCGTTTGGTATAGTCTTTCGAGCATTGTTTTCCAATTTTGTGACTCTACAAGCGTATTCTGACGCACCACGACAAGAGATTCATGGTACACTGTCACGGCTTCGGCTAAGGCTGTTTGTAGTCAAATCAGCATCCATAGCTATTATTGCGATCGTTGGCACAGCATTCGTAACAACTGTCATCTTGGGCCTTCACCTCTACATGAATCGGCATATACTTATCCAGTACCTAGATCTGATGTTGGGCACTGCAATATTGTTACGCAATGACCAAAGCAATGGTTTAGCGAGCTATGCTCAAACGGTTATAACCCAAGCTCGAGCAACGAGTCAAGGATTGGTTGCTATTGACCTTGTCAAGTTTGCAAAGAAGCAACCAGATCTGAATAGTTATTTGGTATGGGCAGAAGGAGACCCTAGAAGATTGGAAGTTAAGCGAGCGTAA